AGCCGGATCGGCGCCGGCAGGCCGAAGCGCAGGCCGGGGTATCGGGGCAGGGCGGCGCCGGGAACCAGCAAGGTGTCGGGCGCCGAATCCAGCGCTTCGCTGGACTGGCGGGGACGGACCAGGTCGATCTCGTGCCCGGCTGCACGCAGACCTTGTTCCAGCCCCTGCACGGTGAGGGCGACGCCGTTCACTTCCGGCGGATAGGTCTCGGTGACGATGGCATAGCGCATGGCGGGCCTCCGGGTTTCCGGCATGCTCGGGCCTGGCGATGTAGCCGACATGACCGCTTTGCGACCGTCAGATGACGGCGGCACCAGCCACCGTATGGAGGCTGGCACCCACAAAAAAACCACGGCCCCGAAGGGCCGTGGTCATCGTGCTTCACGTCACAGCGCGATGGATCAGAAGCGCTGCTGGTACTTCATGTAGACGAAGCGGCCGATGTCGTAGCCACCGTAGTACGAGAAGGCCGAGTTCGGCTTGCTGTACATGATCGGGCCGGTCTTTTCGAACACGTTGTTGGCACCGACCGACACGGTGGCATCCCACGGCAGCGAGTAACGCACCTGCACGTCGTGGAAGGTGACCGAACCGCGCTCGTTGTAGTTGCGGGCGCCCTTGTACCACGGGGCATACACGCCCGGATCCGAGCATTCGTCCGGGTACAGTGCGATGTTCGAGCAGGTTTCCTTCACGCCCGAATAGTAACGCGCGGTCCAGCTCGCGCCGAAGTTGCCCCGTTCGTAGCCCAGCACCAGATTGGAACGGACGCGGAAGGCGCTGCCGATGCCGTTGGTGACGATCGGGACGATCGAGTTGTCGTTGGAGGTGCGGTAGGTTGCACTGGACACGTAGGTGGTGGCTGAGTTCACGTTGAACTTGCCGAACCGGGTGTCCAGACGGTAGCTCACATCCAGGTCGTAGCCCTCGGTTTCCATGAAGCCCGCATTGCGGTTGCCGAACTTCAGGTTGGTCACGATGCCGGTCACCGGATCGCGCTGGAAGCGCGAGCAGCGGGCATCGATGCCCGACTCGTAGCAGTCCTGCAGGATCTGGGTCGGCGTGTCGGCGATGATCGTGTTGTCGATGCGGATCTTCCACCAGTCCAGCGAGGCGTTGAAGCCCTGGATGAAGCTCGGGCTCCAGACCAGGCCCAGGGTTTTGCTGGTCGAGGTTTCCGGCGTCAGCAGCGGGTTGGACCCGGAGGTGAACGGCACCGGGGTCGCGTCCGTCGACGTGTTCACCGGGGTGCCGCCCTGGCGCAGCTGGCGGAAGGTATTCGCATTGGCGATGTCGCGTGCGCAACGTGCACGGACCTCCGCGCTGGAGGCCGAGGAACCGAAACGGGTGTCGCACGGATCGCTGAACTGCGCGAAGGTTTCCGAACCACCACCGAACAGGTCGCTGATGGTCGGTGCACGGAAGCCCTCGGCCCAGGTGCCACGCACCATCAGAGAGTCGATCGGCTTCCACTTGAAGCCGAACTTGCTGTTGAGCGTGTTGCCGAAGGTGTTGTAGTCCGAGAAGCGGGTTGCGCCATTGAAGGTCAGTTCCTTCGCGCCTGGCAGGTCGGCCAGCACGGGAACGTTCACTTCCAGGTAGGCTTCGTTGACGGTGTAGTCACCGCCGGTCGGGCCTGCGGCCAGGTTGGTGGTCGCGCCGGTCTGGGCCAGGGCATCCGGGGTGTACTTGCCTTCTTCCTTGCGGCTTTCCACGCCGAACGCGAAGCCGAGGTCGCCGGCCGGCAGGGTCACGATGCTGCCGGCGATATTGGCAAAGAAGTTCTTGGAGGTGGTGCGGCCCTTGGTGATCTCTTCCGGGAACAGCCACGCCTGCAGTTCTTCGTTGCCGTACAGGCCATCGGCAGCCGTCGTGCCGTACGGCACCAGCGGGTTCCACGGCTTGCACACGTCATAGGAGATCGGTGCAGCGGCGGTGCCGCACTGCACCTTGCCGGTGGCGGCGTTGTAGAACGACGGGCCGACGCCGCCGGCGACGCGGCTCTTGTGCAGGTTGCCGGTCGCCACCGATTCCAGTTCATTGCGGTTGTACTGGTAGCCCACTTCCCAGTCGAAGTAGCGGCTGCCGACCTCGAACGAGCCGTCGAACGACGCCACCGCGCGGTAGGTCTTCAGCTCGCTGGTGGTCACGCGCGGCACCTCCCAGGTGCGGCGGTTCCATGCCACGGCGGTCGGGGTGGCGTACCCGTGCTGGCGGCCGAACGGATTGAAGTAGCTGTTGATCGACATCGAGCCGACACCGGCGGTGCTCGACTGCAGCGGATAGCCCGCGATCTGGCGGGTGGACTCACGCTGGTTGTAGCCCAGTTCGGTGCGGAAGTTGACGTTGTCGGTGATCTTGAAGCGGCCGTCGAAATAGACCGAGTCACGCTTGACCGGATACATCACGTGCATCTGGTCGTTGGCGTTGCTCACGTCACCGGTGAAAGGCGTGCTATCGGTGAGGTGGTAATTGGCCGGATTGGTCGGATCCGCGCCGCGGTTGAGGGAATAGCCGCAACCCGCAGTGGCGGTACAGCCCGGGCCGCGCAGACCCGTGAACTGGCCGTACTGGCTGATCGTGGTCCAGTTGCTGCTGTCGTACGGATGACGATCGGTCATGCCGTACTTGCTGAAGCCACGATCACGCGCCCACACGCCCTTCTCTTCGGCGTGTTCAGCCGACAGGGTCAGCGACAGGCGATCGTTGCTCCAACCGGCGACCACGTCGAAGCGGTCACGCGCGCCGTCGCCCTGGCTGTACTGGCCGTGGTAGACGTTGGCGGTCACACCGGTGACATTGGAGCGGGTGATGATGTTCACCACGCCGGCCATGGCGTCGGAGCCATAGATCGCAGAGGCACCGTCCTTCAGCACCTCGATGCGTTCCACGGCGGACACCGGCAGGGTGGAGATGTCCTGGTAGCCGGACGTGCTGATGCCCAGGCGCTTGCCGTTGACCAGCACCAGCGTGCGCTGGGTGCCCAGGTTGCGCATGTCGATGTAGGTGCCACCCGCGTTTTCACCCGCGGTCAGCGCATTTGCGCGGCTGATGGTCGGGCTGCCCATCGCGGTGACGTTCTGCAGGATGTCGGCAACCGAGCTGAAGCCCTGCTTTTCGATGTCGTTGCGGCTGATCGCGAACACCGGCTGGGCGGTTTCCACGTCCACCTGGCGGATGCGCGAGCCGGTGATCTCGATGCGGTCGAGGTTGGTGGGAGTGGCGCTGCTGCCGTCCTGGGCAAACGCGGGCAGGGCGGCCAGCGCTGCGGTGGTAGCCAGGGCGTAGCGGATGGCCTGCCCCAGTGCGGTGGTGCGTGAAGTCATGGCGAGCTCTCTCTCTCAGGTCGTGCACAAGACGCCAAAGTGGGCGTCGAAGGAGCCAGCAGGGTCGATGACCGAGCCGGTGACCCGATAGTAGTCTCGTTAGTTAATGCTCTGTAAAGGGTTCGTATCCATTTATGTCACAGCGCACCGCTCCCCTTCACGAAACGTGAACAAAAGCAGGCGCTTACGTGATGGTCGCGGCTCCCCATACCTCGCCGTTGTGTTGCGAAGCAGCACAAAAAACCGCCAGACTGCGCAAAGTTGGGGTGCGAAGTGCGTCACCCCTGCTGCCCTGTGGACAACAGGGGACAGCGTATTCAGGCCACGAACGGACGGAACTGGATGCCCAGCCCGGCGATCCCGTCGGTCTCGCCGATCAGGTCGGCGCGCAGCAGCGGACGGGCATCGATGAAGGCCTGCGGGACGATCAGCGACAGCCGGTTGTCGTCGGCGGTCAGTTCCAGCGCGGGCAGAGGGTCGTCCTCATGCGCGCGGTTGAGCAGCACCGCCAGGCGCAGCAGGGCCGCCAGCCGGCGTGCTGTCAGCAGCAGGCGTTCGGGCAGGGCGTCGAAAGCGGTCTTGGTCACGCTGCGGCGGTGGCTGCGTACCAGTGCCGCCAGCATCTGCTGCTCCTGCCGCGAGAAGCCGGCGATATCCGAGTGTTCCAGCACATAGCTGCCATGCACGTGGTAGCCGCTGTGCGCGATCATCAGGCCCAGCTCATGCAGGCGCGCGGCCCAGCCGAGCATGCGCGCATCGTCGGCATCGAGCCTCCAGCGTTCCTGCACCTGCTCCAGCAGTGACAGGGCGGTGTCCTGCACGCGGTCGGCCTGCACCGTATCGATGCCATAGCGCTGGCTGAGCGCAGCCACGGATTCATCACGCAGGTCGTTCTCGCCGGCGCGGCCGACGATGTCATACAGGATGCCTTCGCGCATCGCTGCCTTGCTGACCAGCAGCTTCTGCAGGCCCAGCGCCTGGAACGCCGCCTCCAGCACCAGGATGCCGCCGGCGATGATCGGGCGGCGGTCGCTGGACAGGCCCGGCAACTGGATGTCGTCGATCTTCTTGGCCTTCAGCAGTTCATCGCGCAGCTGCGGCAGGGCCTCGGCGGTGATCGCGCCCTTGCTCAGCTTCATCGTCGCGCAGATTTCGCTGATCGCCTTGTGCGTGCCCGAGGAGCCCAGCGCTTCCTGCCAGCCCAGCGCGCGGTACTTGCTGGCGAAGGGCTGGAACTCGCGGCCGATCTCGGCCAGTGCGTCCTTCCAGCGCTTCTTGCTCAGCTTGCCGCCGGGGAAAAAGCGCCGGGTGCTGGCGATGCAACCGGCCTGCAGGCTTTCGCGCTCCAGGGTCTGCATGCCCATGCCGATGATGAATTCAGTGGAGCCACCACCGATGTCGATCACCAGCCGGCGCTGGCCGGGCTTGGGAGGTTGCGCGTGGGCCACGCCCAGGTAGATCAGGCGGGCTTCTTCACGGCCGCTGACCACTTCGATGGCATGCCCCAGTGCGGTTTCAGCCGGGACCAGGAACGACTGCGGCGAGCGCAGCTGGCGCACGGTGTTGGTGGCCAGTGCGCGCACCCGGTGCGGCGGCACATTGCGGATGCGCTGGCCGAAGCGCGCCAGGCATTCCAGTGCGCGCTGGCGGGCTGCGGCGGAGAGTCCACCCTTGCCATCCAGCCCGTCGGCCATGCGCACGGTCTCGCGCAGGCGGTCGATCACCCGCAGCTGGCCGAGCGTATAGCGCGCGATGACCATGTGGAAACTGTTGGAGCCAAGGTCGATGGCGGCCAGCAGGTCGCCATCCTGCAATGCGGGCGGAGTCGTGGTGGTATGCGGCATGGACGAATGTTAGCCGAAGGGGCGGTGCGCTCGTCACCGCGCGGCCTTCACATTTTGGAAGAGGGGAGTGCGGCAGGGCTGCGCTCTGCACCTGCCGAATCAATGGCAACGGCAAAAGCAAAAGCGGGCTATCCGTGGGATGGCGGGGTGGGTCCGGTTGCGGGGGACGCCGTGAACCCATCCTTGGGGGCTTGGCCGCGGCATCCATGCCCCGGACACCCCCGCAACCGGACCCACCCCGCCTTCGACAGTTCCCTGCGATCTGCCGGGACGGCGTGCTGTGCGGCTGTTGGTGGGTGTCGACCTTGGTCGACACGGTAGATCCACGCCATGCGTGGATGAGTCCAAACGCGCCGACCTTGCTCGACACGTACCGGATCAGAGGCCCTGCATCAATGCCATCTGTGCCGAATGCGGTGCCTCGTCGTGCGCCGGCGCACGCTTGTGGTAAACGCCGTCGGCGTCCAGTTCCCAGGCGTTGAGGTTGTCGTCCAGGTAGTTCTGCAGGACCTCGCGGTACACCCGCTTGGCCAGTTCCGGGTCGAGGATCGGGAAGCAGGTCTCGACCCGGCGCAGCAGGTTGCGTTCCAGCCAGTCTGCACTGGCGCAGTACATTTCCGGTGCGCCGTCGTTGCCGAACCAGTAGACGCGGCTGTGTTCCAGGAAGCGGCCGACGATCGAGCGCACGCGGATGTTGTCCGACACGCCCGGAACGCCCGGACGCAGGGTGCAGGCGCCACGGATGATCAGGTCGATCTGCACGCCGGCCTGCGAGGCGGCGTACAGCGCGCGCACCACCTGCGGTTCGTTCAGTGCGTTCATCTTGGCGATGATCCGCGCCGGGCGGCCGGCGGCGGCGATGCGCGTCTCGCGCTCGATGCGGCCGAGGATGCCGGTGTGCAGGGTGAAGGGCGACTGCAGCAGGCGCTTGAGCTTCATCTTCGAGGCCAGCCCGGACAGCTGCTGGAACAGCAGGTGCACGTCGTTGCCGATGTCCGCATCGGCGGTGATCAGGCTGATGTCGGTGTACGCGCGGGCGGTGCCGCTGTGATAGTTGCCGGTGCCCAGGTGCACGTAGCGGCGCAGCTTGCGTCCCTCGCGGCGCACGATCAGCAGCATCTTGGCGTGGGTCTTGTAGCCGACCACGCCGTACACCACCTGCACGCCAGCCTCCTGCAGGCGATCGGCCAGGCCGAGGTTGGCCTCTTCGTCGAAGCGCGCGCGCAGTTCGACCACCACAGTCACGTCCTTGCCGTTGCGCGCGGCCTGGATCAGCGCGTCGACGATCAGCGAATCCTTGCCGGTGCGGTACAGGGTCTGCTTGATCGCCAGAACGTTGGGGTCGATCGCCGCCTGCCGGATCAGCTCCAGCACCGCGGTGAAGGCATCGAACGGATGGTGCAGCAGCAGGTCCTGGCGCGCCGTGGTCTCGAAGATGCCGTCGCTGTCGCGCAGCGTGCGCGGGGTCATCGGCGGGTACTTCAGGTCCGGCTGCGCGATCAGGTCGTACAGCTGGATGATGCGGTTGAGGTTGACCGGGCCGTCGATGCGATACACCGCGTTCTCGGTCAGGCCGAAATTCTGCAGCAGGGTGCGCACGATCTCGCGCGGCATGTCGTGGGCGATCTCCAGACGCACCGCCGGCCGGTAGCCGCGGTCGACCAGCTCGTCGCGCAGTGCCAGCGCCAGGTTCTCCACTTCCTCCTCGTCCACCACCAGCTCGGAGTTGCGGGTGACGCGGAACTGGTAGGCGCCCTGGACTTCCATGCCCGGGAACAGCTCATCGACGAAGGTCGACAGCACCGAGGACAGGAACACGAAGTTCTGCGGCCCGCCGAGCTTCTCCGGCAGCTGGATGATGCGCGGCAGCGAGCGCGGCGCGCGCACGATGGCCAGGTGGCCGGCGCGGCCGAACGCGTCGGTGCCCTTCAGCACCACCACGATGTTCAGCGACTTGTTGAGGATCTTCGGGAACGGATGTACCGGGTCCAGGCCCAGCGGCGACAGCACCGGCATGATCTCGTTGCGGAAGTACGCGCGCAGCCAGCGCTTCTGGCGGTCGGTCCAGGAATGGCGGCCGAGCACGCCGATGCCGGCGTCCATCAGCGCCGGGCGCAGCGTCTCGTTCCAGCAGCGGTACTGCTGGTCCACCAGTTCGGCGGCGCGGTCATGGATGGCATTGAGGATTGCCTGCGGGCTCATGCCGTCTGGTGCCGGCGGCAGGCCGAATTCCTGTGCGTGGCGCACGGCCGCAGCACGGATCTCGAAGAACTCGTCGAGGTTGGTGCAGGAGATGCACATGAAGCGCAGGCGCTCCAGCAGCGGCACCTGCGGGTCCATCGCCTGCGCCAGCACGCGGAAGTTGAAATCCAGCTGCGACAGCTCGCGGTTGATGTACAGCGCCGGGTCGCGCAACGGATCGTTGTCCGGGCTCACGGGGAGGGGGAGGGATCCGAGGCTGCTCATGGCGTCATTCTTCGATGGAGGTCAGGGGGGCGGACTCGCGCGGGCGCACGTGGTCGGCATCGAAATGGCAGGAGAACACCGAGCCCTTGCCGACTTCGCTTTCAATCTCCAGCCGTGCGTGGTGCAGGCCGAGGATGTGCTTGACGATGGACAGGCCCAGCCCGGTGCCGCCGCTCTCGCGTGAGCGGCTGCTGGACACACGGTAGAAACGTTCGGTCAGGCGCGGCAGGTGCGTGGCCGGGATGCCATAGCCGGAATCGCGCACCGCCAGCACCGCGCCGTCGCCTTCGCGGCGGAACTCCACCGCGATGCGGCCGCCGGCCGGGGTATAGCGCACCGCGTTGGTGACCAGGTTGGAGAAGGCGCTGTGCAGTTCCTTGGTCGAACCCTGCAGGTCGACACCGGCGAGGTCGTCGATGCTGATCTGGTGGCGGCCCTGGCTGTGCGCCTCGGCCTCGCGGCGCAGCGTCGCCAGCATCGGCTGCATGGCCACGGTCTCTTCCTCGCTGTGTTCCTGCGATTCGAGGCGCGACAGCGTCAGCAGGTCTTCCACCAGCTGGGCCATGCGCTGGCTCTGCTTGCGCATTTCTTCCAGCATCGGTCCGGTTCCCGGGAAATCCTCCGGGTCCATCATGTCCAGGTAGCCGTGGACCACGGTGAGCGGTGTGCGCAGTTCGTGTGAAACGTTGGCCACGAAGTCGCGGCGCACCTGTTCCAGGCGCAGCAGTTTGCTGACGTCGCGGGCGATCAGCAGCCAGTAATCCGACGAATAGGGAATCAGGCGCAGGTTCAGGCGGATCGCCGGATCGACCGGCGAGGGCACGTCCAGGATCGGTTCGGCGTTGCGGCCCCCGGCCAGCCAGTGGGCCAGCGGCATCGGCTGCAGGCGTTCGACCAGGGCTTCGCCGAGATCGCCGGGATGGTGCAGGCCGAGCAGGGCGGTGGCCGCTTCGTTGAACCACTGCACGCGCTGGCTGTTGCGGTCCAGCACCACCACCGCATCGGGCAGCGCGGCTGCCGCGGCGCGGTAGCTGCGCAGCATGTCCAGCAGGCGGCGCTTGCGCACGCGCATTTCCACCTGGTTGCGGTACAGCAGGCGGTCCAGTTCGTTCCAGACGCCGGTGCCTTCCTCGGCGGTGTCCCAGCGCTGGCGTGCGGTCAGGCGGCGCAGCACGCTGCGCAGGCGCCAGTAATGCCAGGCCAGAGTGGCCAGCGCGCCCAGCGCGATGCACAACCACAGATGGCCCGTGAACCACCCCACCAGTCCGGAGAACAGCAGTACCGCGGCAACGGTGGCCAGGGTCTTCAACCAGGCAGAGCGGATGTGGCGGGGCATTGCGGTCTCGTCGTTGAGGTGCGGCGGTTCACTGGGGTGAACCGAGGGTTATAGCAGAGTTGCCGGCACCGGCACCCGCAGGTGCGCGGTGCCGGCACGACGAGACTCAGGTGGCAGTGGAGAAGCGGTAGCCGGCGCCGCGCACGGTCTGCACCATGTTCTCGGCGTTGAACGGTTCCAGCGTCTTGCGCAGGCGGCGGATATGCACGTCGATGGTGCGCTCCTCCACGTACACGCTGCCGCCCCACACATGGTCCAGCAGCTGCGCGCGGGTATACACGCGCTCCGGGTGGGTCATGAAGAAGTGCAGCAGGCGGTATTCGGTCGGGCCGATCGGCACCGGCTGGTCGTTGGCGAACACGCGGTGGGCGGCGCCGTCGATGCGGATCGGGCCGACCGCCACGCTGCCGTCCTCGTCATCCTCGCGGGCACGGCGCATGACCGCACGGATGCGGGCCAGCAGTTCGCGCGCCGAGAACGGCTTGACCACGTAGTCGTCGACGCCGGCTTCAAGGCCACCGACGCGGTCGTTCTCTTCGCCACGGGCGGTCAGCATGATGATCGGCACTTCGCGGGTCAGCGTTTCCTTGCGCCAGCGGCGGGCAAGGTCCAGGCCGCTGGTGCCGGGAAGCATCCAGTCCAGCAGGATCAGGTCCGGAACGCGGTCGGCGATCGCGGTCTGGGCCTCCCGGGCATCGCCGGCGTGGACCGGTTCGTAATCGCCCTTGCGAAGGGCGAAGGCGACCATTTCACGGATCGCGGGCTCGTCATCGACGATCAGGATGCGTTTCTGCACGAGGACACCGTAGGGCTCGGTTACTGGAGTGGTGCCAGTAGACTACGGTTTGATGACATGTTTGTGACTACCTGGCCGGAACCGGCCTGGATTGCCATCGGCCGGTCATGCAGTGCTCAGCGGCGGTCCAGGTCCGGGTCCTGCACGCCCTGGCGGCGCAGTTCCAGCACGGTCGGGGTGATCGATTCGATGCGGGCGTCGACCCGCGCGCGGCCGATGTAATCCAGCGCCGGGTTGCGCTTGAGCGCCTGCAGCTGCATCAGCGCCTGTTCCGGCCGCCCGCTGAGGAAGGCCGCCTCGGCATAGGCCTCGCTGGCACGCACGCTGTCGCCGGCAAGCTCGCTGGCGCGGGCAAAGCGCTGCTGGAAGACCGGATCGTTACCGCTTTGCGACAACAGGGGGCGCAGCATCGCCTGCGCACGCTGGCCGGCCTCGCGGTTGCCCTGTTCGTTCAGGATCTCGGCATAGGTCAGTGCCACCGGGCGGCTGTTGGGGTGTTCGCGCAGCAACTGCTCGAAGCGGCTGTTGGCCTGGGCGGTCTGGCCTGCCCGTGACTCCGCTTCGCCCAGGCCCAGCGCCAGCCACAGGTTGCCGGGATGGGTCTGAAGCAGGCCGGCCAGGGTCTGCCGGGCCTGGCCCGCGCCGGCGCGGCCACCGCGCATGACGGCCAGCGCCTGGCCATAGCGCTGCGCGTCGTTGAGACCGTCCTTCTGCCGCTTGGCCAGATCGGCATACTCGCGTTCCAATTCGGGGGTGGAATCCGCGCTGAGCACACGCAGGCGCTCACGCGCCCAGTCGAAGTCGCCGCTGGCACCACGGTTGAGCTGGCCGATCGGCAGGCGCAGCACACTGCTGGGCAGCAGCGGGTTGTTGCCGCGCAGCAGCGGCTCGCCCAGGCTGGGATCGGCCGGGTCCACCCGCTCCTTGCGCTCTCCGGTGGGGGTGCTGGTGGTCAGCAGCACCGTATCCTTCTTCATCTGCTCGGCGCGGGCCTTGGCCTCGCTGATGCGGGTGATGTTGACCGGGTGGGTGCGCAGGAATTCGGGCACGCTGTAGCCCCCTTCGTTGCCGCGCATGGCCGCCGACATCCGTTCGAAGAAGCCGGCCATGGCATCCACGTCGTAGCCGCTACGCGACAGGGTGCGGATGCCGAGGCGGTCGGCCTCGGACTCGTTGGACCGGGTGTAGTTGATCTGCCGTTGCTGCATCAGGCCCATGCCCGAGCTGATCGCGGCCATCGTCGCGTTGCCGGACGACGTGCTGTTGCTGGCCTGGGCGGCCACCACTGCCGCCAGCATGCCCAGCAGGATCGGGATCTGGTCGCGCTGGGCGCGTTCGACACCGCGCAGCACATGCTGCTGGGTGACGTGGGCGATTTCGTGGGACAGCACCGCAGCGACCTCGTCCTCGCGCTCGGCGGTCAGCACCAGGCCGGCATTGACCCCGATGTAGCCGCCCAGCGTGGCGAAGGCGTTGATCTGGCGGTCGTTCATCACGAAGAAGGTGTATGGCTGCCGCGGCTGGTCACTGTTGGAGCCGAGCCGGGTGCCCATGGTCTGCAGCCAGTCGTTGACCAGCGGATCCTCCAGCAGGTAGCCGTAGTTGCGCAGCTCGCGCAGCATCATCGCGCCGTACTCGGCCTGGCGGGCCGGGGTCAGCAGCTCGCCGGCCGAGGAGCCGATGTCGGGCAGCTTCTCCTGGGCCTGGGCCAGCGGCATGGCCAGGGCCAGGGTGACGGCGGTAGTCAGCAGCAGGGCTCGCAAGCAGAAGGTCCTCGGGCGGGGCGCGCCAAGCGTGGCAGGGCAGGGGGCAACCATTCGTTAATCCACAGTGTTGCGGCCGTGGCGTGGAAATTCCAGCGCACCGGTACCATATGTAGACCGTCGATCCATCGTGGAGTTTCCCGTGACAGCCCAGACCGCCGGCGGTGCCCCCGCCATTACCATCTATTCCACCGCCGTCTGCCCGTACTGCGTGGCCGCCAAGAACTTCCTGAAGAGCAAGGGCCAGCAGTGGACCGAGGTCCGCATCGACCTGGACCCGGCCGAGCGCGAGAAGATGATGGCGCTGACCCGCCGCACCAGCGTGCCGCAGATCTTTGTCGGCGACGTCCACGTCGGCGGCTACGACGACATGATGGCCCTGCACCGTGAAGGCAAGCTCGAGCCGCTGCTGGCCGGGCAGGGCCAGGCATGAGCGCGGCCGACGACGGCAGCAAGGACCGCATCGCCGAGTTCACCGAGTTCCGCAAGCGCATGAACGAGCGCATCCTGGGTGAGCCGAACCAGGTGGTGCGCCGCTTCTTCGCGCTGGACACGCAGACCTACCAGGCCGGCGCGCTGGACGTGAAGACCAAGGAACTGCTGGGCCTGGTGGCCTCGATGGTGCTGCGCTGCGACGACTGCATCAGCTACCACGTCGCCCAG
This portion of the Stenotrophomonas sp. WZN-1 genome encodes:
- the grxC gene encoding glutaredoxin 3, with the translated sequence MTAQTAGGAPAITIYSTAVCPYCVAAKNFLKSKGQQWTEVRIDLDPAEREKMMALTRRTSVPQIFVGDVHVGGYDDMMALHREGKLEPLLAGQGQA
- a CDS encoding carboxymuconolactone decarboxylase family protein — its product is MSAADDGSKDRIAEFTEFRKRMNERILGEPNQVVRRFFALDTQTYQAGALDVKTKELLGLVASMVLRCDDCISYHVAQCKDAGVTREEFFETFSVGLVVGGSIVIPHLRRAVDFLDQLEGGAAAPEAHAH